Below is a genomic region from Candidatus Methylomirabilota bacterium.
GAGTCGGCGGCGCCACGCGGGGGCACGGTGCCGGCACCACCACGGTGGCCGTCCTCGTGCCCGACCACACGGGCTTGACGGTTCAGGAACAACCGACGCTGTACTGGTTCCTCTCTACGCCTACCACGCTACCCATCGAAGTCACCCTCATCGAGGCCAATGCGGTCAGGCCGATGCTCGAGACCCGGCTGCCTGCGCCGGAGCGGCCCGGAGTGCAACGCATCAGCCTGGCCGATCACGGCGTGCGGCTCGTGCCCGGCTCCACCTACAAGTGGTACGTCGCCCTGGTGGTGGACCCGAACTATCGCTCGAAGGATATCCTGGCCGGGGGTCTCATCGAGCGCGTGGAGCAGAGCGCCGTCCGGCTGGAGGCGATGCCGGGCGACCCGCTCACCGCCCCCCGCATCTTTGCCGATGCGGGGGTGTGGTACGACGCCATCGCGTCGATCTCAGCCTTGATCGAACACAGCCCCGGCGATCCCCTGCTGCGATCCCAAAGGGCGGCGCTGCTCGAGCAGGTGGGGCTACGTGAGATTGCCGAGTTTGACCGCAGGCCGGGTAGGCAACAGGGTGTTCGGTAGAAGGCCAGTCGAGCACTCACTCAGCACATCCAGGCGGCCACCGACTGGCTGAGACGCGTCGTTCGTGAGCGGAGGTTTGCCCTCCTAATCCAACCAATCCCTCTCCTTGAGCTTGCGGGGCAGGTACTTCTTGGTGAGGTACTGGAAGTCCTTGTTGGCCAGGGCGTCCAGCTCGTACTTGAGCCCGCTGGACAGCATCCGCTTGATCTCCTCCTGCCAGCTCTTCTTCTGGAACCACGTGTAGCTGAGCAGCTCGCGCGCCCGGGCGATGTCCTTGTCGTTCAGCTTGATGCCCACGTTGCGCGGCAGCCCGTACGATTCGGGATCCGCGCTCGACAGCCCGATGAACTTGGCCTTGGGGATGGCCATGCGCTGGCTCTCGAAGGCCAGGTTGATGGAGCCCTGCTTGACCACCGAGTAGATGTAGTAGCCCCAGGGGTCGTTGTCCACGAGGACGTAGACCGGCAGCCGGTACTCCTCGTGCAGCCGGCGGGCCAGCCGTCGGACACCGCGCGGCGGCTGGCCGTTGCCGGTCAGGAGCACGCAGTTGTACCGGCGCCAGAACTTGTCCTCGGAGAGCCGGTTCCACTGGGTGCCCTTCTCGACCAGGAGGACGAACTCCGCGGTGCATCGCCGGATCTGCAGATACTCCGGCTCGACGATGGAGGGCACGGAATAGCCGCCCTTGCCCAGGCGCGCGCAGTCCACGCGGTCGCCGTCGTCGACCAGCACCAGCGGCCCCACGACGGAGCCGGCGTTCTCGGCCCGCACGTGAAGCTCCTCGCGCAGAGCGGCCAGCGTCACCTCCAGGTCCTCGATGAGGGGATCGGACTCGTCCTGGGTGTCGAGGGTGTTCTCGTGCGAATCCTTGATGGTGTGCTTGGTCCGGTAGTAGATCTCGCGGAGCGACGTGGTGAGGTTGGATCGCTGCAGCTCGGAGAGGGCGTCGGCCACGAGGACCGTCTGCATGAACTTCTTGGCCATTCCCACGTTGAAGAACGACCGGGCCTGCTTGCGCTTGCCCAGCTCGATCAGGCCCTTGCGCTCGTTGAAGGTGACGTTGGACAGCGAGCGGACCGGGATCGCCAGGGTGGGATCCTTGCGCCGTTCCGCCGCGCTGATCACCACGTCGGCCACGCCGACCAGCTTCTTCTCGACCGCGGTCATCCGCCGAGGCTTGGTGGCCATGGGCTCGCTCTCAGGCCTTCCCGGGCCGGCCGTCGCCGTTGAGCGCCGGCACCTCGCCCTCGACGCCCTCGGGCGTGACGATGATCGAATGCGGCAGCCCGGTCGGCCCGCTGCCGTTCTTGCCCAGCAGCTCGTCCGTCGCCGTGCCCCCCGTCCGCTTCAGGGCGATCTGCTTCAGCTGCTCCTTCAGCTTCGCCGTGGGCAACCGACCGCCCTTGAGGCGGTTGCAGGACTCGACGACCTCTTCGATGTAGAGCTCGAAGATGTTGCGCCGACGGAACTCGCTGTCCGCCCGCTGACGGCGCCGGACGAAGGCGCCGAGCCGCCGGCCGCACTCGCGGAGGGCCAGCGTGATCTCCTTGCGGATCTCGTCGTAGTCGGCGATCGCTTCCTTGGATTCGCTGGTGAAGGGCACCCATACCGAGGCCATGTGGACGAAGATCACCATGGGGCCGGCGGGCAGCGCCCCGCGAGACTGGGGCACTCCGTAGTTACGCCAGGTCGTGTCGAGCACGGCCTTGTAGATCACGCAGGCCGACTGCTGATAGAGCAGCGGCACCCGGTTGGCGTACCGGATGACCCGGGCCAGCTCGGTGCCGTCCTGTTGGGCCTCCCCTTCGGCGAGCGGCACGGCCGGCTTGTCCTCCCCCCTGCCGTTCGCCGAGGGCCCCCGCCCGTACGCCAGACCCGCCTCGATCACGAAGGGGTTGCCGCGATACACGGCCGGCGGCCGACTCACCGCCGTGTAGAAGTCTCCCTTGATCTGCTGATACAGGCCGGACAGGATCGCCTTCTCGCCGATCGGCGACAGGCAGTTGGTCGGGGGGGCCATGATCCTGGTGGACTGGATCGTCTTGTAGAGGGCCTCGGCGGCCTCGCCGTGGATGTCCCGGGGCCGCGCGCGGGGGGACAGGCCCGCCGCCTTGCAGATCTCGGCGGCCAGGGCCGGCGACACCCGGCTGAAGTCACCGGCCAGGAACCCGGCCAGCGAGTGGCTGGTGGTGTCCTGCAGCAGCTTGAGCAGCATCCCGAGCTCGATGCCGTAGGGATGCGGCTTGATCTCGCGTGGCGAGGGTGGCAGCTCGGCGTAGGTGCGGGGATGCTCTCGGGTCTCGTCCTCCGGCGTCAGGTAGGTCAGCTTGACGTGGGGATTGGCGATGATCGTCTGCTCGATGTACTCGTCGACGGAGGCGCGGCCCTTCTGGTACCGGCCCTCGACCTCCATGGTCACCCGGGTGCCCCGGGGGCACTCCCAGTCGATCTGCTTCTTCTCCAAGATCAGCGGCTCGTTCTTCTTGGTATCGATCTGGACCTCGAAGTAGTGCGCCGGGGCCTTGGGGCCGGTGCGGGAGATGATCTGCACCGGCTTGCCGGTGGTGAGCTGGCCGTACATGCCGGCGGCCGAGATCCCGATGCCCTGCTGGCCTCGGCTCATGCGCAGGCGGTGGAACTTGGAGCCGTAGAGGAGCTTCGCGAAGATCCGGGGAATCTGCTGGCGGACGATGCCGGGGCCGTTGTCGCTGACGGTGATCCGGAAGCGGCTGGCCTGGCTCGCCGGGGGCGGCGGCCCCCCGTTGGCGACGGCCTCCACCTTGACGACGACATCGGGGAGGATTCCGCCCTCCTCGCAGGCGTCCAGCGCGTTGTCGACAGCTTCCTTGACGCAGGTGAGCAGGGCCTTGCGCGGATTGTCGAACCCCAGCAGATGGCGGTTCTTGGTGAAGAACTCGGAGACGGAGATCTCCCGCTGCCGGGCTCCCATCTCCACGGCCGAGACCGCGGGCGTGGGCTTGGGCTGCGGGGCGGGCTTCGCGGGCTTCCGGGGCTTCCGCTTCGGCATATACCCTCAATACCACGAGGGCTTGACTCCGGCGCTAAGGAACAGGTACACAGGAATCGTCCCTGCGCTGTTGGTGATGCCGGTAACGTTTCGACCTCATTTTGCCAAACGGGCGCTGTGATCGAGGGCCGGTGCGCAAGCCCTGAGGTCAAGGGAAGCCTGAAGGCCTTCTAACGGGGCCCACCTGGTCTAGCCAGGTCCGAAACACCTCGGCACACGGCAGAGGCGGGGATTACGTTCCTGCGCGCCCGGTCGCCCGGTCCAGGAGGCTCTGGATCGCGTCCAGTCGGGCCCCCGCGTCGGCCGTCTCGCGGGAGCGCTCCTCCCGAGCCCGGAACAGCTCATCCGTGATCTCCAGGGCCGCCAGCAGCAGCGACTTGATGTGGTCCGGCACACCCGCGCGCCGGACCGCCTCCACCCGCTGCTCGAGGTGGCGGGCCAGCGTGCGCACGTATTCGGTATTCGCCTCCGTGCGCACCACCAGGGTCTG
It encodes:
- a CDS encoding DUF928 domain-containing protein, with the protein product MKTTAVLTLSVWVVAGPLDLGLVGIPAPVTPLSAQPTTASQPVYKPPRRGAPGGRVGGATRGHGAGTTTVAVLVPDHTGLTVQEQPTLYWFLSTPTTLPIEVTLIEANAVRPMLETRLPAPERPGVQRISLADHGVRLVPGSTYKWYVALVVDPNYRSKDILAGGLIERVEQSAVRLEAMPGDPLTAPRIFADAGVWYDAIASISALIEHSPGDPLLRSQRAALLEQVGLREIAEFDRRPGRQQGVR
- a CDS encoding DNA topoisomerase IV subunit A — protein: MATKPRRMTAVEKKLVGVADVVISAAERRKDPTLAIPVRSLSNVTFNERKGLIELGKRKQARSFFNVGMAKKFMQTVLVADALSELQRSNLTTSLREIYYRTKHTIKDSHENTLDTQDESDPLIEDLEVTLAALREELHVRAENAGSVVGPLVLVDDGDRVDCARLGKGGYSVPSIVEPEYLQIRRCTAEFVLLVEKGTQWNRLSEDKFWRRYNCVLLTGNGQPPRGVRRLARRLHEEYRLPVYVLVDNDPWGYYIYSVVKQGSINLAFESQRMAIPKAKFIGLSSADPESYGLPRNVGIKLNDKDIARARELLSYTWFQKKSWQEEIKRMLSSGLKYELDALANKDFQYLTKKYLPRKLKERDWLD
- a CDS encoding DNA topoisomerase VI subunit B, which translates into the protein MPKRKPRKPAKPAPQPKPTPAVSAVEMGARQREISVSEFFTKNRHLLGFDNPRKALLTCVKEAVDNALDACEEGGILPDVVVKVEAVANGGPPPPASQASRFRITVSDNGPGIVRQQIPRIFAKLLYGSKFHRLRMSRGQQGIGISAAGMYGQLTTGKPVQIISRTGPKAPAHYFEVQIDTKKNEPLILEKKQIDWECPRGTRVTMEVEGRYQKGRASVDEYIEQTIIANPHVKLTYLTPEDETREHPRTYAELPPSPREIKPHPYGIELGMLLKLLQDTTSHSLAGFLAGDFSRVSPALAAEICKAAGLSPRARPRDIHGEAAEALYKTIQSTRIMAPPTNCLSPIGEKAILSGLYQQIKGDFYTAVSRPPAVYRGNPFVIEAGLAYGRGPSANGRGEDKPAVPLAEGEAQQDGTELARVIRYANRVPLLYQQSACVIYKAVLDTTWRNYGVPQSRGALPAGPMVIFVHMASVWVPFTSESKEAIADYDEIRKEITLALRECGRRLGAFVRRRQRADSEFRRRNIFELYIEEVVESCNRLKGGRLPTAKLKEQLKQIALKRTGGTATDELLGKNGSGPTGLPHSIIVTPEGVEGEVPALNGDGRPGKA
- a CDS encoding cell division protein ZapA, which gives rise to MSEVKRVELTLLGQTLVVRTEANTEYVRTLARHLEQRVEAVRRAGVPDHIKSLLLAALEITDELFRAREERSRETADAGARLDAIQSLLDRATGRAGT